A single genomic interval of Halalkalibaculum roseum harbors:
- the nuoL gene encoding NADH-quinone oxidoreductase subunit L, translated as MDSASLFTSLIVGLPLLGFIINGLAGLSSPGYRNKKALIGSIANLAVFIPFLIAFYFFLNISQDSEPIITTLFTWIHAGDFTANIAYQMDQLSVLMTLVVTGVGFLIHLYSIGYMWHDEGYWKFFAYLNLFIFAMLNLVMADNLLLLFLGWEGVGLCSYLLIGFWYSDMSKAAAGNKAFWYNRVGDFAFLVAMFLTFQHVGSLSFDTILANLEAIPGEAKFWIAFLMFIGATGKSAQIPLFVWLPDAMAGPTSVSALIHAATMVTSGIYLISRMSPMFVMSPEVMMIIAVIGALTAIVAATIALTQNDIKRVLAYSTVSQLGYMFLALGSGAFTAAMFHVVTHAFFKACLFLGSGSVIHAMEHVEHGLHEEGSNVHFDPQDMRFMGGLKEYMPATYKTFLIATIAIAGIPPLAGFFSKDEILAYTFNAGFGEFAGALYLGLWVIGIITAFLTAFYMFRLTFGTFNGPFKLPSKVNGAEGAEKFLHESPKTMTIPLWTLGGLSVVGGFLGVPNFLLATFTHQEEHINLLHNWLYNVTADAQLTLSHSLEWTLMFVSIIIAVAGVWVAYRMYGSGATEESDERLAARFGTLYQTWKEKYSLDELYEGVVVNPIVKFSDRGLAVFDMKIVDGFVNTVGGVVKLFGSLFRYIQTGVASTYALALVIGVIIVLSLLIL; from the coding sequence ATGGATTCAGCGTCTTTATTTACAAGTCTTATTGTTGGTCTGCCCTTGCTGGGCTTTATCATTAACGGTCTCGCCGGACTCAGCTCTCCCGGGTACCGAAACAAAAAAGCACTTATTGGCAGTATTGCAAACCTTGCTGTCTTTATACCTTTTCTGATTGCCTTCTATTTCTTTTTGAACATTTCGCAGGATTCCGAGCCAATCATCACCACGCTTTTTACCTGGATCCATGCGGGTGACTTTACGGCGAACATCGCCTACCAGATGGATCAGCTTTCTGTTCTGATGACCCTCGTAGTTACCGGGGTGGGTTTTCTGATTCACCTGTACTCCATAGGATATATGTGGCATGACGAAGGCTACTGGAAGTTCTTTGCCTATTTGAACTTATTTATCTTTGCCATGCTGAACCTGGTGATGGCCGATAACCTGTTGCTGCTCTTTCTTGGATGGGAGGGAGTAGGGCTCTGCTCATACCTCCTGATCGGCTTCTGGTACAGCGACATGTCGAAAGCCGCAGCCGGCAATAAAGCCTTCTGGTATAATAGGGTAGGTGACTTCGCATTTTTAGTGGCCATGTTTCTGACTTTCCAACACGTGGGTAGCCTCAGTTTTGATACGATTTTAGCAAACCTGGAGGCCATTCCGGGAGAGGCCAAATTTTGGATTGCGTTCCTGATGTTTATCGGGGCAACCGGTAAAAGTGCCCAGATCCCGCTTTTTGTTTGGCTGCCGGATGCTATGGCCGGTCCTACATCGGTTTCGGCACTGATTCACGCGGCTACGATGGTAACCTCAGGTATTTATTTAATTTCACGCATGTCGCCGATGTTTGTCATGTCACCCGAGGTGATGATGATTATCGCGGTTATCGGTGCGTTGACAGCTATTGTAGCAGCCACCATTGCCCTAACACAAAATGATATTAAGCGGGTACTGGCATATTCTACGGTATCTCAGCTGGGCTATATGTTTTTAGCTCTTGGGTCAGGTGCATTCACTGCAGCCATGTTTCATGTAGTAACGCATGCTTTTTTCAAGGCCTGCCTCTTCCTCGGTTCCGGTTCGGTGATTCACGCTATGGAACATGTTGAGCATGGACTTCATGAAGAAGGCTCTAATGTGCATTTCGATCCGCAGGATATGCGGTTTATGGGCGGGTTGAAAGAGTACATGCCGGCTACATATAAAACTTTTTTGATTGCTACTATTGCCATTGCAGGTATCCCGCCCTTGGCAGGATTCTTTTCAAAAGATGAAATTTTAGCCTACACATTTAATGCAGGCTTCGGTGAATTTGCGGGAGCGCTTTATTTAGGCCTGTGGGTAATAGGTATTATCACGGCATTTCTTACGGCATTCTACATGTTCCGACTTACCTTTGGGACATTTAACGGCCCATTCAAGCTGCCATCGAAAGTTAATGGGGCAGAGGGTGCTGAAAAATTCCTGCATGAAAGTCCGAAAACCATGACCATTCCGCTATGGACCCTTGGAGGGTTGTCGGTAGTCGGAGGCTTCCTTGGTGTGCCTAATTTCCTATTGGCTACTTTTACGCACCAGGAAGAGCATATCAATCTGCTGCACAATTGGTTGTACAATGTCACGGCTGATGCCCAGCTCACTCTTTCGCACAGCCTGGAATGGACTCTGATGTTCGTATCGATCATAATAGCTGTAGCCGGAGTTTGGGTGGCCTACAGAATGTATGGCAGCGGAGCCACAGAGGAGTCAGACGAGCGACTCGCTGCACGTTTCGGCACCCTTTACCAGACCTGGAAAGAGAAGTACAGTCTCGACGAGCTTTATGAAGGCGTTGTCGTAAATCCAATCGTCAAATTTTCCGATCGCGGATTGGCTGTTTTTGATATGAAGATAGTGGATGGTTTTGTCAATACTGTCGGAGGCGTTGTCAAGCTCTTTGGCAGTCTCTTTAGATACATACAGACGGGTGTGGCATCCACTTATGCCCTGGCACTGGTCATTGGAGTTATAATCGTATTAAGTTTGCTGATCCTGTAA
- a CDS encoding NADH-quinone oxidoreductase subunit J family protein encodes MVTYVFIFLALLALGAAVGMVVSKNTVNSALFLVLNMVALAGVYLILEAQFLAVIQVLVYAGAIMVLFLFVIMLLNLDAEKSLFNKFRVKYFVAFLLGITVLSQVLYSLGNVSDMLPEISPDMAQVGTVEAVGDVLFTEYLLPFEITGILLTAAVVGALLIAQHNVKSVPKND; translated from the coding sequence ATGGTAACATACGTATTTATATTTCTTGCCTTATTAGCTCTCGGGGCGGCTGTCGGAATGGTAGTCAGCAAGAACACAGTCAATAGTGCACTGTTTCTTGTTCTCAACATGGTTGCCTTAGCAGGTGTCTATCTTATTCTGGAGGCCCAGTTCCTGGCTGTGATTCAGGTTTTGGTTTACGCCGGGGCCATTATGGTGCTGTTTTTGTTTGTCATCATGCTTCTTAACCTTGATGCTGAAAAGTCACTGTTCAACAAGTTTCGCGTTAAGTATTTTGTCGCATTCCTTTTGGGCATTACAGTGCTTTCGCAGGTGCTCTACAGCCTTGGAAATGTTTCGGATATGCTTCCTGAGATATCTCCCGACATGGCTCAGGTCGGAACCGTTGAAGCCGTCGGTGATGTATTGTTTACCGAATACCTGTTGCCTTTTGAAATTACCGGCATTCTGCTGACGGCTGCTGTAGTCGGGGCCCTGTTAATTGCTCAACATAATGTAAAATCAGTTCCCAAAAATGATTGA
- the nuoK gene encoding NADH-quinone oxidoreductase subunit NuoK yields MIEIDWYLALSAILFTVGIIGVLIRKNAIVIFMSVELMLNAVNLSLLSFSSYHGNIDGQIFVFFSLAVAAAEAVVGLAIIIAIFRNNLSVDVSKINLLRW; encoded by the coding sequence ATGATTGAAATTGATTGGTATCTGGCATTAAGTGCTATTTTGTTTACGGTAGGCATCATCGGTGTCCTTATCCGTAAAAATGCTATTGTCATCTTTATGAGTGTTGAGCTAATGCTGAATGCAGTTAACCTTTCACTCTTATCCTTTAGCAGTTACCACGGAAATATCGACGGACAGATTTTTGTATTCTTTTCTCTGGCAGTAGCTGCCGCCGAAGCCGTTGTCGGATTGGCTATTATCATTGCCATCTTCCGTAATAACCTTTCTGTGGATGTGAGCAAGATTAATTTACTTAGATGGTAG
- a CDS encoding AAA family ATPase: MATSPASVDMQALGEKIEKSSAFIEDIYKELDKVIVGQRYMIDRLLIGLLADGHVLLEGVPGLAKTLTVSSLAKVISTKFQRLQFTPDLLPADLIGTLIYNQKEAEFTVKKGPIFANIILADEINRSPAKVQSALLEAMQELQVTIGETTFPLDEPFLVLATQNPVEQEGTYPLPEAQVDRFMMKINIDYPTESEELEIMRRMAKTGKQKQLEPVISPQKVLDARKVVNEIYMDEKVEQYIIDLVFATRDPKKQNLDDLTELINFGASPRASINLNLAARAHAFMEHRAYVTPEDVRIIAMDVLRHRIIPTFEAEAENITSEDLIEKIMSTVQVP; the protein is encoded by the coding sequence ATGGCAACATCTCCCGCATCGGTAGACATGCAAGCACTGGGTGAAAAGATTGAAAAGTCGAGTGCTTTTATTGAAGATATTTACAAGGAACTGGACAAGGTTATTGTCGGACAGCGGTATATGATAGACCGACTATTGATCGGGTTGCTGGCTGACGGGCACGTACTGCTGGAAGGTGTCCCGGGACTTGCCAAGACCCTAACGGTTTCCTCTCTTGCCAAAGTGATTAGTACAAAGTTTCAGCGTCTTCAGTTTACGCCTGACCTCCTCCCTGCCGATCTGATCGGTACTCTCATTTACAATCAGAAAGAAGCAGAGTTTACGGTCAAGAAAGGTCCCATCTTCGCCAATATCATTTTGGCTGATGAGATCAACCGTTCCCCTGCCAAAGTGCAAAGTGCTTTGCTAGAAGCGATGCAGGAACTGCAAGTCACCATCGGAGAGACTACCTTCCCGTTGGATGAACCGTTCCTGGTACTCGCCACGCAGAACCCGGTGGAACAGGAAGGAACATATCCCCTGCCTGAAGCGCAGGTTGACCGTTTTATGATGAAGATCAATATTGACTATCCCACGGAAAGCGAAGAACTGGAGATCATGCGCCGCATGGCCAAAACGGGAAAGCAGAAACAGCTTGAGCCGGTAATTTCACCGCAAAAAGTGCTGGATGCCCGTAAGGTGGTTAATGAAATCTATATGGATGAGAAGGTTGAGCAATATATTATCGACCTGGTCTTTGCTACCCGGGATCCCAAGAAACAAAATCTGGATGACTTGACGGAGCTGATTAATTTTGGAGCTTCGCCGCGCGCCTCCATCAACCTGAACCTGGCGGCTCGCGCTCACGCCTTCATGGAGCATCGTGCCTACGTCACCCCCGAAGATGTCCGCATCATTGCTATGGATGTGTTACGCCACCGCATCATCCCGACCTTTGAAGCGGAAGCGGAGAACATCACTTCCGAAGATCTGATTGAAAAGATTATGTCAACGGTTCAGGTTCCATAG
- a CDS encoding sodium:proton antiporter, with protein sequence MKRTLSKISAIFLPIILLLFIAQPAFAAESAHSFDGGALSIWWVIPFAGILLSIAIFPLVAPDFWHHHFGKVSAFWGACMLIPMLLSFGFATTLYEVLHVYLLEYIPFIILLFALFTISGGIRIKGYLKGTPEVNTLFLLIGTILASWMGTTGAAMLLIRPMLRANQWREKKVHMVVFFIFLVANVGGSLTPLGDPPLFLGFLQGVDFFWTTQNLFWEMSFVVVILLVIYYFWDRYLFHKEPMDQPEDDGKEPLGIEGAFNIILLAGVPAAVLFSGVYHLGEFTVYDVHMTVQSVIRDVTLLILSWLSWVLTSKESRAANGFTWFPIQEVGKLFAGIFITIIAPIAMLKAGKEGEGALQMVNDLVFTGGPNPEPVNGMFFWVTGTLSAFLDNAPTYLVFFNAAGGQAEVLMNELSQTLVAISSGAVFFGAVTYIGNAPNFMVKSIAETSGVDMPSFGGYMLWSVGILCPIYLLVTWLFI encoded by the coding sequence TTGAAAAGAACTCTTTCAAAAATTTCGGCGATATTTTTACCAATCATATTACTTCTATTCATTGCACAGCCGGCTTTTGCCGCTGAATCCGCTCACTCCTTTGATGGCGGCGCACTTAGTATCTGGTGGGTAATTCCTTTCGCCGGCATTTTGTTATCCATAGCCATCTTTCCACTGGTAGCTCCCGATTTCTGGCACCATCATTTCGGAAAAGTATCGGCCTTCTGGGGTGCCTGCATGCTGATACCCATGCTACTTTCCTTCGGATTTGCAACTACCCTCTATGAAGTGTTGCATGTGTACTTGCTGGAGTATATTCCATTTATCATTCTGTTATTTGCGCTTTTCACAATCTCCGGGGGAATTCGCATCAAAGGCTATCTGAAAGGAACACCGGAAGTTAATACCCTATTTTTGCTGATCGGAACCATTCTGGCAAGCTGGATGGGTACCACAGGTGCGGCAATGCTACTAATCAGACCCATGCTTCGCGCTAACCAATGGCGTGAGAAGAAGGTGCACATGGTTGTGTTTTTCATCTTTCTTGTTGCCAATGTCGGCGGCTCGCTGACACCGCTTGGTGATCCCCCATTATTCCTTGGCTTCTTGCAGGGTGTTGACTTCTTCTGGACCACACAGAATCTGTTCTGGGAGATGTCATTTGTGGTGGTCATCCTGTTGGTTATCTATTACTTCTGGGATCGCTACCTGTTCCACAAAGAACCTATGGATCAACCTGAAGATGACGGTAAAGAGCCGCTGGGGATTGAAGGAGCTTTTAATATCATACTGCTGGCTGGCGTCCCTGCTGCAGTATTATTCTCCGGTGTTTATCATCTGGGCGAATTCACCGTTTATGATGTTCATATGACGGTACAAAGTGTTATCAGAGACGTAACCCTGCTAATCCTGTCCTGGCTAAGCTGGGTACTCACCTCCAAGGAGAGCCGGGCGGCCAATGGATTTACCTGGTTCCCCATACAGGAGGTAGGTAAACTTTTCGCCGGTATTTTTATAACGATTATTGCACCCATTGCCATGCTTAAAGCAGGTAAGGAAGGAGAAGGGGCCTTGCAGATGGTCAACGACCTTGTCTTTACGGGCGGACCGAATCCGGAACCGGTCAACGGTATGTTCTTCTGGGTGACCGGTACCCTATCGGCCTTCCTGGATAATGCCCCTACCTATCTAGTCTTCTTCAATGCCGCGGGCGGTCAGGCTGAAGTATTGATGAATGAGCTATCACAAACCCTGGTGGCAATCTCTTCCGGTGCGGTTTTCTTCGGTGCCGTAACCTATATCGGAAATGCCCCTAACTTTATGGTGAAGTCCATAGCTGAAACATCCGGTGTAGATATGCCGAGCTTCGGCGGATATATGTTGTGGTCGGTGGGAATTCTTTGTCCTATCTACCTGCTGGTAACCTGGTTATTTATTTAA
- a CDS encoding undecaprenyl-diphosphate phosphatase, with protein sequence MELIDSFILGLIQGLTEFLPISSSGHLVLGEALLGDSLDKSITFEVVVHFGTLCSIVIYYRKKLADILTSLWQLVKSPSQAKEQYVNDDNVKLSAFILLSMIPAVIVGLTLKDQIENIFLNPVMVSFMLLLTGTILYITRFRMDFPNKIGYGNAIGIGLAQAFAILPGISRSGSTISLGLYLGVKREEVANFSFLMVIPVIAGAMLFEVKDMIELGIPFNDVLGLLVGFLAAFISGYFALKYLIIMLQNKGIHPFAWYCWAVGLIGLYYFW encoded by the coding sequence ATGGAACTCATAGATTCTTTCATATTGGGCCTTATCCAGGGGCTTACCGAATTCTTACCGATCAGCAGTTCCGGACACCTCGTGCTGGGAGAAGCACTGCTGGGTGATAGTCTGGATAAAAGCATCACTTTTGAGGTAGTTGTTCATTTCGGAACGCTTTGCAGTATCGTCATTTACTATCGTAAAAAACTGGCTGATATTTTAACATCACTTTGGCAGCTAGTCAAATCCCCCTCTCAGGCCAAAGAACAATACGTGAATGATGACAACGTAAAGCTCAGTGCTTTCATTTTGCTGAGCATGATTCCGGCGGTTATTGTCGGATTGACCCTCAAGGACCAGATTGAGAACATTTTCCTAAATCCGGTGATGGTCTCCTTTATGCTTCTGCTGACCGGAACCATCTTATATATTACCCGGTTCCGTATGGACTTTCCTAATAAAATCGGATATGGTAATGCTATTGGAATCGGGCTTGCACAGGCTTTTGCAATATTGCCGGGCATCAGTCGCTCCGGTTCAACAATATCGCTCGGTCTCTACCTCGGCGTAAAGAGGGAGGAGGTTGCTAACTTCTCTTTTCTTATGGTGATACCTGTGATAGCAGGTGCCATGCTCTTCGAGGTCAAAGATATGATAGAACTGGGTATACCCTTTAATGATGTTCTAGGACTACTGGTAGGTTTCCTGGCAGCATTTATCTCAGGATATTTCGCACTTAAGTATCTCATCATCATGCTCCAGAACAAAGGTATTCACCCTTTTGCATGGTACTGCTGGGCGGTTGGGTTGATTGGGCTATACTATTTTTGGTAG
- the rpsA gene encoding 30S ribosomal protein S1 yields the protein MTEELKEEQKKAEDQEVEQTPSETEEEEVEVAEAEDETEATDETNETEAAEESAEEEVSVEEIPSFTGELDEEQDVYTYDQLEAASEDYSDDEFHELASMYEDTLNEIEEKEIVTGRVVSVDEKYVTVDIGFKSEGMVQTNEFPDEVVENLQPGDEVDVFLDKVEDQDGQLILSRRKADILHAWETIEESSETGKVLEGYIKRRIKGGMVVDIMGIDAFLPGSQIDVRPVRDFDAYVGKTMEFQVVKLNMQAENVVVSHRALIESDLEEQRQEILETIEEGQVLEGIVKNITDFGVFIDLGGVDGLLHITDLSWGRVEHPEEIVSLDQNLNVAVIDFDEESKRVSLGLKQLQPHPWDDMDLKYPEGMKVQGRVVSIADYGAFIELEKGVEGLIHISEMSWTQHIKHPSQLVDKNDIIECVVLNVNEPEKKISLGVKQLENDPWEDIDKRYPVGSKHKGTVRNLTNFGVFVELEPGIDGLIHISDLSWTEKINHPNEIIDKDEEIEVVILAIDFENRRITLGHKQIEENPWETFAEEYGLTSEIEGEVYKTTDKGVFVKLPHDMEGFIPASKTEAGGDPADNFEEGDKVKAYVIELDESNKNITLSQNESDAKKAKSTKKEKPTRGGGEPAQTGTPTLGEMSGLADLKKEMEAKEKEEAIKKVKEAQKKAEEEEESKDEGEEE from the coding sequence ATGACCGAAGAACTGAAAGAAGAACAAAAGAAAGCAGAAGATCAGGAAGTAGAACAGACTCCCTCCGAAACTGAAGAAGAAGAAGTAGAGGTAGCAGAAGCAGAAGATGAAACCGAAGCTACTGACGAAACTAACGAGACAGAAGCTGCTGAAGAGTCAGCTGAAGAAGAAGTGAGTGTGGAAGAGATTCCCTCCTTCACCGGTGAGCTTGATGAAGAACAGGATGTCTATACCTATGACCAGCTGGAAGCTGCTTCTGAAGATTATAGCGATGATGAATTCCACGAGCTGGCTTCCATGTATGAAGACACGCTCAATGAGATTGAAGAGAAAGAGATTGTTACCGGAAGGGTAGTATCCGTTGATGAAAAGTATGTAACGGTAGATATCGGCTTCAAATCTGAGGGAATGGTGCAAACCAATGAATTCCCTGACGAGGTTGTAGAAAATCTGCAGCCCGGCGATGAGGTGGATGTATTTCTTGATAAAGTAGAAGACCAGGACGGTCAGCTTATCCTTTCACGTCGCAAAGCAGATATCCTGCATGCGTGGGAGACAATTGAAGAATCCTCAGAAACCGGTAAAGTACTTGAAGGATATATCAAACGCCGTATCAAAGGAGGTATGGTTGTAGATATTATGGGCATTGATGCCTTCCTTCCCGGATCACAAATTGACGTACGGCCTGTACGTGACTTCGATGCTTATGTAGGCAAAACCATGGAGTTCCAGGTTGTGAAACTCAACATGCAGGCAGAAAACGTTGTTGTTTCTCACCGTGCGCTTATCGAGTCTGATCTTGAAGAGCAGCGTCAGGAAATCCTTGAAACGATTGAAGAAGGTCAGGTACTCGAAGGTATCGTCAAGAACATTACCGACTTCGGTGTCTTTATTGACCTTGGTGGTGTTGACGGACTGCTGCACATCACGGACCTCTCATGGGGACGTGTTGAGCATCCCGAAGAGATCGTTTCACTTGATCAGAATCTGAACGTGGCAGTAATCGACTTTGACGAAGAGTCCAAGCGTGTATCACTCGGACTGAAGCAACTTCAGCCGCATCCGTGGGATGACATGGATCTGAAGTATCCTGAAGGCATGAAGGTTCAGGGTCGTGTGGTTTCCATTGCCGACTACGGTGCATTTATTGAGCTGGAGAAAGGCGTTGAAGGTCTTATTCACATCAGTGAGATGTCATGGACGCAACACATCAAGCATCCATCACAACTCGTTGACAAAAATGACATCATTGAATGTGTGGTGCTGAATGTTAATGAGCCCGAGAAGAAAATTTCTCTGGGTGTCAAGCAGCTTGAGAACGATCCTTGGGAAGACATCGACAAGCGTTATCCTGTCGGGTCCAAGCACAAAGGAACTGTTCGCAACCTCACCAACTTCGGTGTATTCGTTGAACTCGAGCCCGGCATTGACGGACTGATTCACATTTCCGACCTCAGCTGGACCGAGAAGATCAACCATCCAAACGAGATCATCGATAAGGATGAAGAGATTGAAGTGGTCATTCTGGCCATCGACTTTGAAAATCGTCGTATCACGCTTGGTCACAAACAGATTGAAGAGAATCCGTGGGAGACCTTTGCTGAAGAGTACGGGTTGACCTCAGAAATAGAAGGCGAAGTGTACAAGACAACCGATAAGGGCGTCTTCGTCAAGCTTCCGCATGATATGGAAGGATTCATTCCTGCCAGCAAGACCGAAGCAGGAGGCGATCCGGCTGATAACTTCGAGGAAGGTGACAAAGTCAAAGCCTATGTTATTGAGCTTGATGAGTCGAACAAAAACATTACTCTCAGTCAGAATGAGAGTGATGCCAAGAAGGCTAAATCCACTAAGAAAGAGAAGCCGACACGCGGCGGCGGAGAACCGGCACAGACTGGTACTCCTACTTTAGGTGAGATGTCCGGACTGGCAGACCTTAAGAAAGAGATGGAAGCCAAAGAGAAAGAGGAAGCCATCAAAAAGGTTAAGGAAGCTCAAAAGAAAGCTGAGGAAGAAGAGGAAAGTAAAGACGAAGGAGAAGAGGAATAA